In Nocardia yunnanensis, one DNA window encodes the following:
- a CDS encoding alpha/beta hydrolase, giving the protein MTSDTSSTTSPTTTWQPDVLGDDYQQLTIPLGPDPDGEGDVVATLVRYAPSDAPVATRAVLYVHGFTDYFFQEHLAQHLAAQGYTFYALDLRKCGRSQRSGQTPHFVSDLEFYDVELNRSLRVIREETGLDVLVMAHSTGGLVTSLWIDRLHAAGGARAQGITGLVLNSPWFDLQGPGYYRSIGTPLLEGLGRLRAFAKIPLGVSTAYGDSLHKSVSGEWDYNLDWKPLSGFAVHAGWLRAIRRGQFRLHKGLDIGAPALILRSKLTKFMRKYGPAADLADLVLDVKQIQRWAGCLGDRTNIVPIEGARHDVFLSAETPRTQAFAELDSWLRWLAAAPESDA; this is encoded by the coding sequence GTGACCTCCGATACGTCATCCACCACGTCGCCGACCACCACCTGGCAGCCCGACGTGCTCGGTGACGACTACCAGCAGCTGACGATTCCGCTGGGCCCCGACCCGGACGGCGAGGGCGACGTGGTCGCCACGCTGGTGCGCTACGCACCGTCCGACGCGCCGGTCGCCACCCGGGCCGTGCTGTACGTGCACGGGTTCACCGACTACTTCTTCCAAGAGCATCTGGCCCAGCATCTGGCCGCGCAGGGGTACACCTTCTATGCGCTGGACCTGCGGAAATGCGGGCGATCGCAGCGTTCGGGGCAGACGCCGCACTTCGTGAGCGACCTGGAGTTCTACGACGTGGAGCTCAATCGCTCGCTGCGCGTCATCCGCGAGGAGACCGGTCTGGATGTGCTGGTCATGGCGCACTCCACCGGCGGCCTGGTGACCTCGCTGTGGATCGACCGCCTGCACGCCGCGGGAGGCGCTCGCGCGCAAGGGATTACGGGTCTGGTGCTCAACAGCCCGTGGTTCGATCTACAGGGCCCCGGCTACTACCGTTCGATCGGCACGCCGCTGCTGGAGGGGCTGGGCCGGTTGCGGGCGTTCGCGAAGATCCCGCTGGGCGTGTCCACCGCCTACGGCGACAGCCTGCACAAGAGCGTGTCCGGCGAATGGGACTACAACCTGGACTGGAAACCGTTGAGCGGCTTCGCGGTTCACGCCGGCTGGTTGCGGGCCATCCGGCGCGGGCAGTTCCGGCTGCACAAGGGCCTCGACATCGGGGCGCCGGCGCTGATCCTGCGCTCCAAGCTGACCAAGTTCATGCGCAAGTACGGGCCTGCCGCCGATCTCGCGGATCTGGTGCTGGACGTCAAGCAGATTCAGCGCTGGGCCGGCTGCCTGGGCGACCGGACCAATATCGTGCCGATCGAGGGCGCGCGCCACGACGTGTTCCTGTCGGCGGAGACACCGCGCACGCAGGCCTTCGCCGAACTGGATTCGTGGTTGAGGTGGCTGGCCGCCGCCCCCGAGTCCGACGCCTGA
- a CDS encoding GNAT family N-acetyltransferase: MMSTVALKRSWSQDLDTTTLYKLLKLRVEVFVVEQKCAYPELDGYDLLPETRHFWLDDEGEVICTLRLMEEHEDGVKSFRIGRLCTAPEARGHGYTTRLLQAALAEAGSATVRLNAQTYLVDMYTKHGFKSDGDEYIEDGIPHIPMRRG; this comes from the coding sequence ATGATGTCAACGGTTGCTCTCAAACGGTCGTGGTCCCAAGACCTGGACACCACGACGCTGTACAAGCTGTTGAAACTTCGCGTCGAGGTGTTCGTCGTCGAACAGAAGTGCGCCTATCCGGAATTGGACGGCTACGACCTGCTGCCGGAGACCCGGCACTTCTGGCTCGACGACGAGGGTGAGGTCATCTGCACCCTGCGCCTCATGGAGGAGCACGAAGACGGCGTGAAGTCCTTCCGCATCGGCCGCCTGTGCACCGCCCCCGAGGCCCGCGGCCACGGCTACACCACCCGCCTGCTGCAAGCGGCGCTGGCCGAGGCCGGTTCGGCCACGGTCCGCCTCAACGCCCAGACCTACCTCGTCGACATGTACACCAAGCACGGCTTCAAGAGCGACGGCGACGAATACATCGAAGACGGCATCCCCCACATCCCGATGCGCCGCGGCTGA
- a CDS encoding cobyric acid synthase: protein MKGALLIAGTTSDAGKSVVVAGLCRMLARRGVRVAPFKAQNMSNNSVVTLDGGEIGRAQALQARACGLEPSVRFNPVLLKPGSDRRSQLVVRGKAVDTVGAQDYFRHRTALRAIVAEELASLRAEFDVVICEGAGSPAEINLRATDLANMGLARAADLPVVVVGDIDRGGVLAHLFGTVAILEPEDQRLISGFIVNKFRGDVELLRPGLDQLTALTGRPTLGVLPFSEDLWIDAEDSLGTVADAPVGRSRPPLGSQWLTVAAIRLPRISNSTDVEALACEPGVSVRWVSDPSRLTGADLVVVPGSKSTVSDLEWLRRTGIADALAARAAAEQPILGICGGYQMLARTIVDPVESGAGTVPGLGLLDLEIEFANPKVLRRAGGRVRDHDRSCRDTDLPVHGYEIHHGRVTRHGERPWFELDGVAEGSVRESIWGTHLHGALESDEFRRTWLRQVARRAGRTGFVVAEDVSVAQVRADQLDLLADMMEKHLDPDLLERLITGGALSDLPILTVSQ from the coding sequence GTGAAAGGTGCGCTGCTGATCGCGGGCACCACCTCCGACGCGGGCAAAAGCGTTGTCGTAGCGGGCCTGTGCCGAATGCTGGCGCGGCGCGGGGTGCGCGTCGCGCCGTTCAAGGCGCAGAACATGTCCAACAACTCCGTCGTCACCCTCGACGGCGGGGAGATCGGGCGGGCGCAGGCGTTGCAGGCTCGGGCGTGCGGGCTCGAGCCGAGCGTGCGGTTCAACCCGGTGCTGCTCAAACCCGGCAGTGACCGGCGGTCACAACTCGTCGTGCGGGGTAAGGCGGTCGATACCGTCGGGGCCCAGGACTATTTCCGGCATCGGACGGCGTTGCGGGCCATCGTGGCGGAGGAATTGGCTTCGCTGCGTGCGGAATTCGATGTGGTGATCTGCGAGGGGGCGGGCTCGCCGGCCGAGATCAACTTGCGCGCCACCGATCTGGCGAACATGGGGCTGGCTCGCGCGGCCGATCTCCCGGTGGTGGTGGTCGGCGATATCGATCGCGGGGGAGTGCTGGCGCATCTGTTCGGCACCGTCGCGATTCTGGAACCCGAAGACCAGCGGCTGATTTCGGGCTTCATCGTCAACAAGTTCCGGGGTGATGTGGAGCTGCTGCGCCCGGGACTGGATCAGCTGACCGCGCTCACCGGGCGGCCCACCCTCGGCGTCCTCCCGTTTTCCGAGGACCTCTGGATCGATGCGGAGGATTCCCTCGGCACCGTCGCCGACGCCCCGGTCGGGCGCTCCCGCCCACCGCTGGGCTCGCAGTGGCTGACCGTCGCGGCCATCCGCCTGCCGCGCATCTCCAACTCCACCGACGTGGAGGCATTGGCCTGCGAGCCCGGGGTCAGCGTCCGCTGGGTGAGTGACCCGTCCCGGCTGACGGGAGCCGACCTGGTGGTCGTCCCCGGCAGCAAATCCACCGTCAGCGATCTGGAATGGTTGCGCCGCACCGGAATCGCCGACGCCCTCGCCGCCCGCGCGGCCGCCGAACAGCCCATCCTCGGCATCTGCGGCGGCTACCAGATGCTGGCCCGCACCATCGTCGACCCGGTCGAATCCGGTGCGGGCACCGTCCCCGGCCTGGGCCTGCTCGACCTCGAGATCGAGTTCGCGAATCCGAAGGTGTTGCGCCGCGCCGGCGGCCGTGTCCGGGATCATGACCGGTCCTGCCGTGATACCGATCTCCCGGTGCACGGCTATGAGATCCACCACGGACGCGTCACCCGCCACGGCGAGCGTCCCTGGTTCGAACTCGACGGCGTCGCCGAAGGCAGTGTGCGCGAATCGATCTGGGGCACGCATCTGCACGGAGCCTTGGAATCGGACGAGTTTCGCCGCACCTGGCTGCGGCAGGTGGCGCGGCGCGCGGGCCGCACCGGTTTCGTTGTCGCCGAGGATGTTTCGGTCGCCCAGGTGCGCGCCGATCAGCTCGACCTGCTCGCCGACATGATGGAGAAGCACCTCGACCCCGACCTGCTGGAGCGCCTGATCACCGGCGGCGCCCTGTCGGATCTCCCAATTCTGACCGTCTCGCAGTGA
- a CDS encoding alpha/beta fold hydrolase — translation MESRRITVGDREWAVRIGGPETRHHVLLLPDAGDPADVYDQVCARLQTSDLHTIAIESIDGLDAAAVLAILDQLKVPWANLVGSGAGAELAWQLAARGFGRFMSLIVAGGGHPAAPGVDGAVKDAACPPVEIPTTLLATKRLPRPVAEGSSRFVYGEFRLVPMDVTDVAAEAGHELATEVVLRTSFW, via the coding sequence ATGGAATCTCGGCGGATCACGGTCGGTGACCGCGAGTGGGCGGTGCGAATCGGCGGACCCGAAACCCGGCACCACGTCCTGCTGCTCCCCGATGCGGGCGATCCGGCCGACGTTTACGACCAGGTCTGCGCCCGGCTGCAGACCTCGGATTTGCACACCATCGCTATCGAGTCGATCGACGGCCTCGACGCCGCCGCGGTGCTCGCCATCCTCGACCAGCTCAAGGTCCCGTGGGCCAACCTGGTCGGCAGCGGTGCGGGCGCGGAGTTGGCCTGGCAGTTGGCCGCTCGCGGCTTCGGCCGATTCATGAGCCTGATCGTGGCCGGCGGCGGTCACCCCGCCGCGCCCGGCGTCGACGGCGCGGTCAAGGACGCCGCCTGCCCGCCGGTGGAGATCCCCACCACGCTGCTGGCCACCAAGCGTCTGCCGCGCCCGGTGGCCGAGGGTTCCAGCCGGTTCGTCTACGGCGAATTCCGGCTGGTCCCCATGGATGTCACCGATGTGGCCGCCGAAGCGGGCCACGAATTGGCCACCGAAGTGGTGTTGCGCACCAGCTTCTGGTGA
- a CDS encoding VWA domain-containing protein, which produces MSVSPVAYSESVRAAGAEAGFPFSAVVGQERLQLALILCAVHPGIGGVLVRGEKGTAKSTVVRALAQLLPPVVDESGARPARLVELPVGATEDRVVGSLDLERVLRDGEQAFKPGLLAAADHGVLYVDEVNLLHDHLVDVLLDAAAMGRVHIERDGVSHTHPARFVLVGTMNPEEGELRPQLLDRFGLTVDVVASRNVDVRMAVVRRRLDYEADPAAFAAAYAAADREVAERILTARDRIADITLDNVELRRIAALCASFDVDGMRADLVVARTATAHAAWRGASAVTEADVRVAAELALPHRRRRDPFDEPGISEEQLDAAMDQAAAEAARAEEDDRLGKGEAVPGTGPQDQAGAENDSANTDQSDMADSGSDMTPDSDELSPDERPNSSDGPDSSDGPDSSAPEQDSAQDPWPNEGRGTPRAPQPNPEQGQDDPSADRPAREGRTAAPTAALPKPPRWEVPGVGEGAPGRRSRARTRQGRVVHATEDTTTGLHLLGTIFAAAPYQYERGRLTGPLAFAPADLRGAYREGREGNLVVFVVDTSGSMAARDRLSAVTNAVVALLRDAYQRRDKVAVITMRGHQAELVLPPTNSVDIAVRRLADLRTGGKTPLAQGLLHARDLLRRERVRDPHRRPLLVLLTDGRATGGTDPVLRARAAARMLARDAITAMVVDCERGMIRLGLARDLAADLHAGYLQLTDLTGDSVAGVVRATRAA; this is translated from the coding sequence GTGTCGGTTTCTCCTGTGGCTTACTCCGAGAGTGTTCGTGCGGCCGGTGCCGAGGCCGGGTTTCCGTTTTCCGCGGTGGTGGGGCAGGAGCGGTTGCAGCTGGCGTTGATCCTGTGCGCGGTGCATCCCGGGATCGGGGGTGTGCTGGTGCGCGGGGAGAAGGGGACCGCGAAATCGACCGTGGTGCGCGCGCTGGCGCAGTTGCTGCCGCCGGTGGTGGACGAGTCCGGGGCGCGGCCGGCACGGCTGGTGGAATTGCCCGTGGGCGCGACCGAGGACCGGGTCGTCGGGTCGCTGGATCTGGAGCGGGTGCTGCGCGACGGGGAGCAGGCGTTCAAGCCGGGCCTGCTGGCCGCCGCCGACCACGGCGTGCTCTACGTCGACGAGGTGAACCTGCTGCACGACCATCTGGTGGACGTGCTGCTGGATGCCGCCGCCATGGGCCGGGTGCACATCGAACGCGACGGCGTCTCGCACACGCATCCCGCGCGATTCGTGTTGGTGGGCACCATGAATCCCGAAGAGGGCGAACTGCGCCCGCAGCTGCTGGATCGTTTCGGCCTGACCGTGGACGTGGTCGCCTCGCGCAACGTGGACGTGCGTATGGCGGTGGTCCGCCGCCGCCTCGACTACGAGGCCGATCCCGCCGCCTTCGCCGCCGCGTACGCCGCCGCCGATCGTGAAGTGGCCGAACGCATCCTGACCGCCCGCGACCGCATCGCCGACATCACCCTCGACAATGTGGAGCTGCGCCGCATCGCCGCCCTGTGCGCCAGTTTCGACGTGGACGGCATGCGCGCCGATCTCGTGGTGGCCCGCACCGCCACCGCCCACGCCGCCTGGCGCGGTGCGTCCGCGGTGACGGAGGCCGATGTCCGGGTGGCGGCCGAGCTGGCGCTGCCGCATCGCCGTCGGCGAGACCCGTTCGACGAACCCGGCATCAGCGAGGAACAGCTGGACGCGGCCATGGATCAGGCCGCCGCGGAAGCCGCGCGGGCAGAGGAGGACGACCGCCTGGGAAAAGGTGAGGCGGTCCCGGGGACGGGACCGCAGGATCAGGCTGGGGCCGAGAACGATTCGGCTAATACGGACCAATCGGATATGGCGGATTCGGGGTCCGACATGACGCCGGATTCGGATGAGTTGTCTCCGGACGAACGGCCGAACTCGTCGGACGGACCGGATTCGTCGGACGGACCGGATTCGTCTGCGCCAGAGCAGGATTCAGCCCAGGACCCGTGGCCGAACGAGGGCCGCGGAACGCCACGCGCTCCGCAGCCCAACCCTGAGCAGGGCCAAGACGATCCGTCGGCCGACCGCCCCGCCCGCGAGGGCCGCACCGCCGCACCCACCGCTGCCCTCCCCAAGCCGCCGCGCTGGGAGGTCCCCGGTGTCGGCGAGGGCGCCCCCGGCCGCCGCTCCCGCGCCCGCACCCGCCAGGGCCGCGTCGTGCACGCCACCGAGGACACCACCACCGGCCTGCACCTGCTGGGCACGATCTTCGCCGCCGCCCCCTACCAGTACGAGCGCGGCCGCCTGACCGGCCCGCTCGCCTTCGCCCCCGCCGACCTGCGCGGCGCGTATCGCGAAGGCCGCGAAGGCAATCTGGTCGTCTTCGTGGTCGACACCTCCGGCTCCATGGCCGCCCGCGACCGCCTCTCCGCGGTGACGAACGCCGTGGTGGCGCTCCTGCGCGACGCCTACCAGCGGCGCGACAAGGTCGCCGTCATCACCATGCGCGGACACCAGGCCGAACTGGTCCTGCCCCCCACCAACTCGGTGGACATCGCCGTCCGCCGCCTCGCCGACCTTCGCACCGGCGGCAAAACCCCACTGGCCCAAGGACTCCTGCACGCGCGCGACCTACTGCGCCGCGAACGCGTCCGCGACCCCCACCGCCGCCCCCTGCTGGTCCTGCTCACCGACGGCCGCGCCACCGGCGGCACCGATCCGGTCCTCCGCGCCCGCGCCGCCGCCCGCATGCTCGCCCGCGACGCGATCACCGCCATGGTCGTCGACTGCGAACGCGGCATGATCCGCCTCGGCCTCGCCCGCGACCTGGCCGCCGACCTCCACGCCGGCTACCTCCAATTGACCGACCTCACCGGCGATTCCGTCGCCGGCGTCGTCCGCGCCACCAGGGCAGCGTGA
- the map gene encoding type I methionyl aminopeptidase, with protein sequence MSVRTRKPLVPGQQSPIREVPKNIERPEYVWKKTAQEGHEPWVQTAETIEKMRIAGKIAAQALEEAGKAVAPGVTTDELDRIAHEYMCDHGAYPSTLGYKGFPKSCCTSLNEVICHGIPDSTVIEDGDIVNIDVTAFIDGVHGDTNKTFLAGDVDEEVRLLVERTEEATLRAIKAVKPGRALNVIGRVIEAYANRFGYGVVRDFTGHGVGPTFHSGLVILHYDQPAVESVIEPGMTFTIEPMINLGGIDYEIWDDGWTVVTKDRKWTAQFEHTLVVTDEGAEILTLP encoded by the coding sequence ATGTCTGTGCGCACCCGCAAGCCCCTCGTACCCGGGCAGCAGTCGCCCATACGCGAGGTCCCCAAGAACATCGAGCGACCCGAGTACGTCTGGAAGAAAACCGCCCAGGAGGGACACGAGCCCTGGGTGCAGACCGCCGAGACCATCGAGAAGATGCGGATCGCGGGCAAGATCGCCGCACAGGCGTTGGAAGAGGCCGGCAAGGCCGTCGCCCCGGGCGTCACCACCGACGAACTGGATCGCATCGCGCACGAGTACATGTGCGATCACGGGGCCTACCCGTCCACCTTGGGCTACAAGGGTTTTCCGAAATCCTGCTGCACCTCGCTGAACGAGGTCATCTGCCACGGCATCCCGGATTCGACGGTGATCGAGGACGGCGACATCGTGAACATCGACGTGACCGCCTTCATCGACGGCGTGCACGGCGACACCAACAAGACCTTCCTCGCCGGCGATGTGGACGAGGAGGTGCGGTTGCTGGTCGAGCGCACCGAAGAGGCCACCCTGCGCGCCATCAAGGCCGTGAAGCCGGGTCGCGCGCTCAATGTCATCGGCCGCGTGATCGAGGCGTACGCCAACCGTTTCGGTTACGGCGTGGTGCGCGACTTCACCGGCCACGGTGTCGGGCCCACCTTCCATTCGGGCCTGGTCATCCTGCATTACGACCAGCCCGCCGTGGAGTCGGTCATCGAGCCGGGCATGACCTTCACCATCGAGCCCATGATCAATCTGGGCGGTATCGACTACGAGATCTGGGACGACGGCTGGACCGTGGTCACCAAGGACCGCAAGTGGACCGCCCAATTCGAACACACCCTCGTCGTGACCGACGAAGGCGCCGAGATTCTGACACTGCCGTGA
- the mqo gene encoding malate dehydrogenase (quinone): protein MSNAATIEKTDVVLIGAGIMSATLGALLRQVQPDWSINIFERLDEAAGESSDPWNNAGTGHSALCELNYTPRNADGSVEITKAIDINERFQVSRQFWSYAVENNVLANPSNFINPIPHVSFTHGADGVEYLRRRHAALSRHPLFEGMEFIDDAAEFSRRLPLMAKGRDFSDPIALNWTQAGTDIDFGELTKELLAYLGASGADIAFGHEVLDLTKQSDGSWLVKVRNLRSRKARVINAKFVFVGAGGGALPLLQKSGIKEIAGFGGFPVSGLFLRSTNPEMVAAHEAKVYGQASVGAPPMSVPHLDTRVINGEKGLLFGPYAGWTPKFLKDGKLTDLIKSVKPNNLFSMLGVGVTEMGLVNYLVSELLKSQNGRIDSMEEFIPRAEARDWELIIAGQRVQMIRRKGIGGVLELGTAVVAAEDGTIAGLLGASPGASTCVSAMLDVMKKCFPREFSTWEPKLKEMVPSLGVKLSENQALYREVWDWSTKALRLDHENTPKHAGIASHA from the coding sequence GTGTCGAACGCTGCCACGATTGAAAAGACCGATGTAGTCCTCATCGGCGCAGGCATTATGAGTGCCACCCTCGGCGCTCTGCTCCGTCAGGTGCAGCCGGATTGGTCGATCAACATCTTCGAACGCCTCGACGAGGCCGCCGGCGAGAGCAGCGATCCCTGGAACAACGCGGGCACCGGCCACTCGGCCCTGTGCGAGCTGAACTACACGCCGCGCAATGCCGACGGCTCGGTGGAGATCACCAAGGCCATCGACATCAACGAGCGCTTCCAGGTGTCCCGGCAGTTCTGGTCCTACGCGGTCGAGAACAACGTGCTGGCCAACCCGTCGAACTTCATCAACCCGATTCCGCACGTGAGCTTCACCCACGGTGCCGACGGCGTCGAATACCTGCGCAGGCGCCACGCGGCGCTGTCGCGGCATCCGCTGTTCGAGGGCATGGAATTCATCGACGACGCCGCCGAATTCAGCCGGCGACTACCGCTGATGGCCAAGGGCCGCGACTTCTCCGATCCGATCGCGCTGAACTGGACCCAGGCCGGCACCGACATCGACTTCGGTGAGCTCACCAAGGAACTGCTGGCCTACCTGGGCGCGTCCGGCGCGGACATCGCCTTCGGTCACGAGGTGCTCGATCTGACCAAGCAGTCCGACGGCTCCTGGCTGGTCAAGGTGCGCAACCTGCGCAGCCGCAAGGCGCGGGTCATCAACGCCAAGTTCGTTTTCGTCGGCGCGGGCGGCGGGGCGCTGCCGCTGCTGCAGAAGTCGGGCATCAAGGAGATCGCCGGGTTCGGCGGCTTCCCGGTGTCGGGTCTGTTCCTGCGCAGCACCAACCCGGAGATGGTGGCCGCCCACGAGGCCAAGGTGTACGGCCAGGCGTCGGTCGGTGCGCCGCCGATGTCGGTGCCGCACTTGGACACTCGCGTCATCAACGGTGAGAAGGGGTTGCTGTTCGGCCCGTACGCCGGGTGGACGCCGAAGTTCCTCAAGGACGGCAAGCTGACCGACCTGATCAAGTCGGTGAAGCCCAACAACCTGTTCTCCATGCTGGGTGTCGGCGTCACCGAGATGGGTCTGGTCAACTACCTGGTCTCCGAGCTGCTCAAGTCGCAGAACGGGCGCATCGACTCGATGGAGGAGTTCATTCCGCGCGCCGAGGCCCGCGACTGGGAGCTGATCATCGCCGGCCAGCGCGTACAGATGATCCGCCGCAAGGGCATCGGCGGCGTGCTGGAGCTCGGCACCGCGGTCGTGGCCGCCGAGGACGGCACCATCGCCGGTCTGCTCGGCGCGTCCCCGGGCGCGTCCACCTGTGTGAGCGCCATGCTCGACGTGATGAAGAAGTGCTTCCCGCGCGAATTCTCCACGTGGGAGCCGAAACTCAAGGAAATGGTGCCCTCGCTCGGCGTCAAGCTGTCGGAGAATCAGGCCCTGTACCGCGAGGTGTGGGACTGGTCGACCAAGGCGCTGCGGCTCGATCACGAGAACACGCCCAAGCATGCGGGTATCGCTTCTCACGCCTAG
- a CDS encoding LLM class flavin-dependent oxidoreductase — MELGLTTFAETHPVGGDGPVPTAGERLRQVVEEAVATEAAGLDVYGVGEHHRKDFAASAPAMVLAAIASRTERIQLTSAVTVLSSADPVRVFQEFSTLDGLSHGRAELMAGRGSFIESFPLFGYDLADYDELFEEKLALLLKIREEGPVTWEGKFRAPLTDAIVYPRTEDRPLPVWIAVGGSPESVVRAGLLGLPLAIAIIGGQPARFKPLVELYHRALDEGGHQPQPVAVHAHGYIADTDEQAVADFYAPYARAMSGIGRERGWGPMNRQQFDALRSQSGSLFVGTPDYVGEKIADVRETLGLDRFMLHTSVGTLPHEKVLHNIELLGAKVAPQLG; from the coding sequence GTGGAACTGGGACTGACGACATTCGCGGAAACGCATCCCGTCGGCGGGGATGGCCCGGTGCCGACCGCGGGCGAGCGGCTGCGGCAGGTGGTCGAGGAGGCGGTGGCCACCGAGGCCGCCGGGCTGGACGTGTACGGCGTGGGCGAGCATCACCGCAAGGACTTCGCGGCGTCCGCGCCGGCCATGGTGCTGGCGGCCATCGCCTCGCGGACCGAGCGGATTCAGCTCACCAGCGCGGTGACGGTGTTGAGCTCCGCGGATCCGGTGCGGGTGTTCCAGGAGTTCTCGACGCTGGACGGGCTGTCCCACGGCCGGGCCGAATTGATGGCCGGGCGTGGGTCGTTCATCGAATCGTTCCCGCTGTTCGGCTACGACCTCGCCGACTACGACGAGCTGTTCGAGGAGAAGCTGGCGCTGCTGCTGAAGATTCGCGAGGAGGGGCCGGTCACCTGGGAGGGCAAGTTCCGGGCGCCGCTGACGGACGCGATCGTGTATCCGCGCACCGAGGACCGGCCGCTGCCGGTGTGGATCGCGGTGGGCGGCAGCCCCGAATCCGTGGTGCGCGCCGGGCTTTTGGGGCTGCCGCTGGCCATCGCCATCATCGGCGGGCAGCCGGCGCGGTTCAAGCCGCTGGTGGAGCTGTATCACCGCGCGCTCGACGAGGGCGGGCATCAGCCGCAGCCAGTGGCGGTGCACGCGCACGGCTATATCGCCGATACCGACGAGCAGGCCGTCGCGGATTTCTATGCGCCTTATGCGCGGGCCATGTCCGGTATCGGGCGGGAGCGCGGCTGGGGGCCGATGAACCGCCAGCAGTTCGATGCGCTGCGGTCTCAGAGCGGGTCGCTGTTCGTCGGCACGCCGGATTATGTGGGCGAGAAGATCGCCGACGTCCGCGAGACTTTGGGGCTGGATCGGTTCATGCTGCACACCAGCGTCGGCACCCTGCCGCACGAGAAGGTCCTGCACAACATCGAATTGCTCGGCGCGAAGGTCGCACCGCAATTGGGCTGA
- a CDS encoding TetR/AcrR family transcriptional regulator: MSEESGSSARKPAGAAVMQPQVTAAIRAAAFEELAEAGYGRLSMEAVARRAGVSKPTLYRRWSTKEDLVTALISEVAIAAADPPDTGTLRGDLRALLGVMGAGLTNPLAARIIPDLLAQAVRAPALREVLAMGIGQSRRAKIVQLLHRAIARGELPETLNTELALDFIGGPLFLHVMLGGNPTAPNYLDQLTDMLLAAFGAPPT, encoded by the coding sequence ATGAGCGAGGAATCCGGTTCGAGCGCACGCAAGCCCGCGGGCGCGGCGGTCATGCAGCCGCAGGTGACCGCCGCGATCCGGGCCGCGGCCTTCGAAGAACTGGCCGAGGCGGGTTACGGCAGGCTGTCGATGGAGGCGGTCGCCCGGCGCGCCGGCGTCAGCAAGCCGACCCTGTATCGCCGCTGGTCGACCAAGGAAGACCTGGTCACCGCACTCATCTCCGAGGTGGCCATCGCCGCCGCCGACCCGCCCGACACCGGAACCCTGCGCGGCGACCTGCGCGCCCTGCTCGGCGTCATGGGCGCCGGCCTCACCAATCCCCTTGCCGCCCGCATCATTCCGGACCTGCTCGCCCAAGCCGTCCGCGCCCCCGCCCTGCGCGAAGTCCTGGCAATGGGCATCGGCCAGTCCCGCCGCGCCAAAATCGTCCAACTCCTGCACCGCGCCATCGCCCGCGGCGAACTCCCCGAAACCTTGAATACCGAACTGGCCCTGGACTTCATCGGCGGCCCGCTGTTCCTGCACGTCATGCTCGGCGGCAACCCCACCGCCCCGAACTACCTGGACCAACTCACCGACATGCTGCTAGCAGCCTTCGGCGCACCCCCGACATGA